From the genome of Fusarium keratoplasticum isolate Fu6.1 chromosome 11, whole genome shotgun sequence, one region includes:
- a CDS encoding Fungal-trans domain-containing protein → MRRGRPRLHVAPCKFCQKQFKRLEHLQRHERIHTQEKPFVCRCGRSFSRRDLLTRHHRQSHQRKEDGVEESPDHDGSIHSAQSSPSGGEHMAPTPPQGLGRVTSPPALEQVDTGEAILFQGPDMEAEPETGSDRPTTTTTNTAVGLEPLGLSATPNFLVGAAEGLQEFDFLWSDFPADDQPLPTTFFDTDFSLVDISHQYAAHRPAAGPSRECTADLATNPPIDPSLSHEATHTHPVVSRLPSLEPPSREVSSRLVPSQTTTSYQPFSVSEQAPAVCPWRISPDEYQELSRRIGLWATVIPHPFILPSRRTLSRYLEGYFRGFHAHMPMLHTATLTATELGPELILSLAAVGALYRFEHAKGVELYRVAKALINWRLDQLHEETISRLTSTSPGYAGFALVPGDSQHDRPSPILSHGHQGIRLLQGLLVLMAITSWGEKALVRDALSMASQVATLVREFGISSPEDSSTRETSWEDWILSEERRRTLFVAYVQFGLQCTAFNVPPMILNQEVRLNLPASAAEWEAQTAVEWSNFYNNAPWAPRPFQETLEQLLSGAPVHHEGSISAFGNYALIHGLFMQIFYARNALGPSVNSRGSLSEEFIKKMEAALRAWQESWEATHESTLDPSSPKGPLGFNSTALLRLVYIRLNAHTGPFRQLFTRDPVIIAGGFTDGKITVCNRSPHLDRAILQCIHALSIPVRVGIAFVARTLTLNWSFQHALSNLECAFLLTRWLRGLAFAVEKSGLADLRPDEQKLLNMVVTLVHETELADSLDGAQDHASRIRKLAASVARLWAETFKGFQVFEIVYVVGQSLSIVADTLERE, encoded by the exons ATGCGAAGGGGTCGTCCCCGTCTGCACGTGGCCCCCTGCAAGTTCTGTCAGAAGCAATTCAAGCGCCTGGAGCATCTGCAGCGCCACGAGAGAATCC ATACACAAGAGAAGCCCTTCGTTTGTCGCTGCGGccggagcttctcgagacg AGATCTCCTCAcccgtcatcatcgacagTCCCATCAGCGGAAGGAAGATGGCGTAGAAGAGAGCCCAGATCATGATGGGTCGATCCACTCTGCCCAAAGCTCGCCCTCTGGTGGAGAACATATGGCGCCCACTCCTCCTCAGGGGCTCGGGCGAGTCACTTCTCCCCCAGCTCTCGAGCAAGTCGACACGGGAGAggccatcctcttccaagGTCCCGACATGGAGGCTGAGCCAGAGACAGGCTCTGACAGAccaaccaccacaaccactAACACAGCAGTTGGCCTGGAGCCTTTGGGCCTATCAGCTACCCCAAACTTCCTTGTAGGCGCAGCCGAGGGTTTGCAGGAGTTCGACTTCCTATGGAGCGACTTCCCTGCCGACGATCAGCCTCTCCCAACCACCTTCTTCGACACCGACTTCTCCCTCGTTGATATCTCACATCAGTACGCAGCTCACCGACCGGCTGCCGGCCCTTCGAGGGAGTGTACCGCAGACCTGGCTACGAATCCACCCATCGACCCAAGCCTCTCCCATGAGGCAACGCACACTCATCCCGTCGTGTCGAGACTCCCATCGCTCGAGCCTCCAAGCCGGGAGGTATCCTCCAGGCTGGTCCCGTCCCAGACAACTACAAGCTACCAGCCATTTTCTGTTTCAGAGCAAGCACCAGCTGTCTGTCCCTGGCGGATATCACCAGATGAATACCAGGAGCTCTCACGACGGATAGGCTTATGGGCTACGGTCATCCCCCATCCTTTTATCCTGCCCTCGAGGCGCACGCTCTCCCGGTACCTTGAGGGATACTTCCGTGGTTTCCATGCGCACATGCCCATGCTCCACACGGCAACTCTCACGGCAACAGAGCTGGGTCCAGAGCTGATCTTGTCTCTGGCCGCAGTTGGTGCTCTGTATCGCTTCGAGCATGCAAAAGGCGTGGAGTTGTATCGTGTTGCTAAGGCCCTCATTAACTGGCGGCTAGATCAGCTACACGAAGAGACCATCTCACGCCTTACCAGCACTTCGCCCGGATATGCAGGTTTTGCACTCGTCCCTGGTGACTCGCAGCATGACCGGCCATCTCCAATACTGTCCCATGGACATCAGGGCATCCGCTTGCTACAAGGACTGCTAGTCCTCATGGCGATAACATCATGGGGTGAAAAGGCACTTGTTCGGGACGCCCTATCCATGGCCAGCCAGGTGGCAACATTGGTACGCGAATTCGGCATCAGTAGCCCCGAGGATTCTTCAACAAGGGAGACATCTTGGGAGGACTGGATACTCTCGGAGGAGAGACGGCGCACTCTTTTTGTGGCATACGTCCAGTTCGGTCTCCAGTGTACCGCCTTCAACGTCCCTCCGATGATTCTGAATCAGGAAGTTCGTCTCAACCTTCCAGCCTCTGCCGCAGAATGGGAAGCCCAGACAGCGGTTGAGTGGTCCAACTTCTACAACAATGCTCCTTGGGCTCCCAGGCCATTTCAGGAGACTCTAGAACAGCTCCTCTCTGGAGCACCGGTTCACCACGAAGGATCCATCTCTGCTTTTGGCAACTACGCCCTCATTCATGGCCTATTCATGCAAATCTTTTACGCTCGTAACGCCCTGGGTCCATCTGTAAACTCCAGAGGATCGCTGAGTGAAGAgttcatcaagaagatggaggcagcGCTCCGAGCCTGGCAGGAATCCTGGGAAGCAACCCACGAGTCAACTCTAGACCCGTCATCCCCAAAGGGTCCATTAGGATTCAACTCGACCGCTCTTCTCCGCCTCGTCTACATTCGCCTTAACGCACATACGGGACCTTTTCGACAGCTCTTTACGCGGGATCCCGTGATAATTGCAGGTGGATTCACCGACGGAAAGATCACCGTGTGCAACAGGTCACCGCATCTCGATAGGGCCATTTTGCAGTGCATCCACGCACTAAGCATCCCAGTCCGCGTTGGCATTGCCTTTGTTGCCCGCACCTTGACTCTCAACTGGAGCTTCCAACACGCTCTTTCTAATCTTGAATGTGCTTTTTTGCTCACTAGATGGCTCCGTGGACTCGCTTTTGCTGTTGAGAAGTCCGGCTTGGCTGACTTGCGGCCGGACGAGCAGAAACTGCTCAACATGGTTGTCACCCTCGTCCACGAGACTGAGTTGGCCGATTCATTGGATGGCGCCCAGGATCACGCCAGTCGGATACGGAAGTTGGCGGCGTCTGTTGCTCGGCTTTGGGCCGAGACATTCAAGGGTTTCCAGGTCTTTGAGATTGTGTATGTAGTTGGTCAAAGCCTGTCTATTGTGGCGGACACTCTTGAGAGAGAGTAA
- a CDS encoding PKS-ER domain-containing protein: MSETQTAAVVASFGEPYILKQIPRPENPKGPDLLIKVLAASYCHTDAVFAAGLLSQDLPRIGCHEFAGEVVAVGPEVRGIAVGQRVGVPGRAYHPCGSCYECTHPGQDEMGYSPYCPQAGNLGLTRDGGFQEYCLVDNRQIAPLPESLHATQAAPLMCAGLTIWSALQHEKVRRAQRVGIIGAGGGLGHIGVQFAAYLGKDVLAIDAADQALQLVQQVKADLGEAGKRVHISDARSEDLETMKSMGCSTAGIAPTEVGLDAVILLSEFQRAFDMGMKLLRNHGTMVVVSFPKEKLSVSAHDLVFRDIAVVGSLVGRNHQLREMLGFVVKHQVQVRVKTFAFNQLNELGEQSHQGEGGKLVIDMTLG; encoded by the coding sequence ATGTCGGAAACCCAGACTGCAGCGGTAGTTGCGAGCTTCGGCGAACCATACATCTTGAAGCAGATCCCACGCCCCGAAAACCCGAAAGGGCCTGACCTgctcatcaaggtcctcgcAGCCTCATACTGTCACACAGATGCCGTATTCGCTGCAGGGCTCTTATCTCAGGACCTGCCCCGGATAGGGTGCCATGAATTTGCTGGAGAGGTGGTAGCGGTAGGCCCTGAAGTCCGGGGTATCGCGGTAGGCCAGAGGGTGGGAGTACCAGGCCGGGCGTACCATCCTTGCGGCTCTTGCTACGAATGTACGCATCCCGGGcaggatgagatgggatACTCGCCTTACTGTCCTCAAGCTGGAAACCTGGGTTTGACACGGGATGGAGGGTTCCAGGAGTACTGCCTGGTGGACAACCGGCAGATCGCCCCCCTTCCTGAGAGTCTGCACGCAACGCAAGCTGCACCGCTGATGTGCGCTGGCCTTACCATCTGGAGCGCTCTTCAACATGAAAAAGTGAGAAGAGCGCAGCGAGTTGGCATCATTGGTGCGGGTGGCGGGTTGGGCCACATTGGAGTGCAATTTGCGGCATACCTTGGCAAAGATGTTCTCGCCATTGATGCTGCAGATCAGGCCCTCCAGCTTGTccagcaggtcaaggccgacctTGGTGAAGCGGGAAAGAGAGTGCATATATCCGATGCCCGGAGCGAGGACCTGGAGACCATGAAATCCATGGGCTGCTCCACAGCCGGCATTGCGCCCACGGAGGTTGGGTTGGACGCCGTTATCCTCCTCTCAGAATTTCAAAGAGCGTTCGACATGGGCATGAAGCTCCTTCGGAATCACGGGACCATGGTCGTTGTCAGCTTCCCCAAGGAAAAGTTGTCAGTCAGCGCACATGACCTTGTGTTCCGCGACATTGCCGTGGTTGGAAGCTTGGTCGGAAGAAATCACCAGTTGCGAGAGATGCTGGGCTTTGTGGTGAAGCatcaggttcaggttcggGTCAAGACATTTGCCTTTAACCAACTCAACGAGCTCGGAGAGCAATCTCACCAGGGAGAGGGGGGCAAACTTGTCATTGATATGACACTCGGGTGA
- a CDS encoding MFS domain-containing protein codes for MSGTSTKYNFLIIFFVALGSFTYGFNSAISGSVLGLSSFLNYFDLVTSGPGASKSNQIIGANNALFAGGGVIGCGLVPWLLDRCDRRLAIQITCAICLVSAVLQAASVHIGMLLVGRFINGIGVGMIDVAVPIYQSEISPAKVRGRMVGSHGFLVVVGYAMAVWVGYGCFFITKDALQWRLCLAFQIIAPLLLLAGSPWMPESPRWLCKVDRVLEAQKVLEKLHPSCENHPERHSFAENELRQIRNQLEIERLENAATGWTEAFSRASYRKRLLYGFFVQCIAQSTGVLVVNNYQILLYDGLGLRGSIALMLYACYNSLAAFMNWVNSLILDRFGRIRIMVVGLVGCSLSLCGFTAMVAEFVGTTNKIGNGFGVFFLYLFVFFYGGTMDASSYVYCAEIFPTSIRAQGVGFSVAGLFIMTLVYTQTAPTAFENVGWKHYLVFIIIPWIGAFVMQRYFPETSGLSLEDIAVLFGDEAAVNENNGSTNKSSEGSTMQEGAEKGETGHKNIYSEHTEVA; via the exons ATGTCGGGCACCAGCACGAAGTATAActttctcatcatcttctttgttgcCCTAGGATCTTTCACCTATGGcttcaactcggccatcagCGGCTCTGTGCTAGGTCTTTCCTcatttcttaattacttcGATCTCGTCACCAGCGGCCCTGGTGCCAGCAAAAGCAACCAGATCATCGGTG CCAACAATGCCCTCTTTGCAGGTGGTGGTGTCATCGGTTGCGGCCTAGTCCCCTGGCTGCTGGACCGATGTGACCGGCGTCTTGCTATTCAGATAACTTGTGCCATCTGTCTGGTGTCGGCGGTCTTGCAGGCCGCATCCGTTCATATTGGGATGCTCCTTGTTGGCCGTTTCATCAATGGCATCGGAGTTGGCATGATTGATGTGGCTGTTCCCATTTATCAATCCGAAATTTCTCCTGCCAAGGTCCGAGGACGCATGGTTGGATCTCATGGGTTCCTGGTAGTCGTGGGATAT GCTATGGCTGTATGGGTCGGGTATGGATGCTTCTTTATTACCAAAGATGCCCTCCAATGGCGCCTCTGCCTCGCATTCCAGATCATCGCccctctgcttcttctcgccgGCTCTCCTTGGATGCCAGAATCCCCACGATGGTTGTGCAAGGTTGATAGGGTCTTGGAAGCCCAAAAGGTTCTCGAGAAGCTGCATCCTAGTTGCGAGAACCACCCCGAGCGTCACTCATTCGCCGAGAATGAACTTCGCCAGATCAGAAACCAGCTTGAGATCGAGAGGCTGGAGAATGCAGCCACCGGTTGGACTGAGGCCTTCTCCCGAGCTTCGTACCGCAAGAGACTCCTCTATGGCTTCTTTGTTCA ATGCATCGCTCAGTCAACTGGCGTTCTGGTCGTCAACAACTACCAGATCCTCCTCTACGATGGTCTCGGCCTGCGGGGCTCGATCGCTCTTATGCTCTACGCATGCTACAACTCCCTGGCCGCGTTTATGAACTGGGTCAATAGTTTGATCCTGGACCGCTTTGGGCGCATCAGAATCATGGTCGTCGGTCTCGTCGGCTGTTCCCTGTCTCTCTGCGGCTTCACTGCGATGGTCGCTGAGTTTGTCGGAACCACCAACAAGATCGGCAACGGCTTTGGTGTCTTCTTTCTCTAcctctttgtcttcttctaCGGAGGCACCATGGATGCATCATCTTACGTGTACTGTGCCGAGATCTTCCCTACCTCGATCCGTGCCCAGGGAGTCGGATTCAGTGTGGCTGGTCTGTTCATCATGACTTTGGTCTACACCCAGACCGCCCCCACCGCATTCGAGAACGTCGGTTGGAAGCACTACCTTGTATTCATCATAATTCCATGGATTGGTGCTTTCGTCATGCAGCGATACTTCCCCGAAACCTCGGGACTGTCCCTCGAGGATATTGCTGTCCTTTTTGGCGACGAGGCAGCCGTGAACGAGAACAACGGCTCGACAAACAAGTCGAGTGAGGGATCTACTATGCAGGAGGGAGCCGAAAAGGGAGAGACGGGCCACAAGAATATTTATTCTGAGCATACCGAGGTTGCCTAG
- a CDS encoding CMD domain-containing protein, with protein sequence MSTEKKFDNLHTEMFDLGLQNRREVVGDAYVNAALENGKSEFAYPGQQLVTEWCWGNIWSRPGLEQKQRSLLNIGMLIALKSWPELGVHVRGALNNGLTEIEVREAILHATIYCGVPAGVEAFKVAQKTINDMVEKGEHKRELAEVSPFLEKSA encoded by the exons ATGTCTACTGAAAAGAAGTTCGACAACCTCCACACCGAGATGTTCGATCTCGGCCTCCAAAACCGCCGAGAGGTCGTTGGAGACGCCTACGTCAATGCCGCCCTCGAGAACGGCAAGAGCGAATTCGCTTACCCTGGCCAGCAGCTCGTCACCGA GTGGTGTTGGGGCAATATTTGGTCTCGCCCAGGCCTCGAGCAGAAGCAACGCAGCCTGCTAA ACATTGGCATGTTGATTGCCCTCAAGAGCTGGCCAGAGCTGGGTGTCCACGTCCGTGGCGCCCTGAACAACGGTCTCACCGAGATTGAGGTCCGTGAGGCCATTCTCCATGCTACCATCTACTGCGGCGTACCAGCTGGCGTCGAGGCTTTCAAGGTTGCTCAGAAGACAATTAATGATATGGTTGAGAAGGGAGAACACAAGAGGGAGCTGGCCGAGGTGTCGCCATTCCTCGAAAAGTCTGCGTAA
- a CDS encoding Lactamase-B domain-containing protein — MSFVSVHALQAGYLTLPERFFVTPLEDTSARTTVPSLSFLIQHTDQQSGKSTRIVFDLGIRRKLEDYAAPIFKHAQTRQPLSGDPDTIKSLSVGGLGPDDIDIVMFSHLHWDHVGTPSDYPKSTYVIGPGAAKLINGKRETTAGSHNHFEEGILDMKRTIELPPMGLPATPPPLEEQTALTTQTERLTGYFSQPWHRKGYFEAAMDIFGDASVHIVSAPGHIDGHINLLCRLQSGKHVYLAGDSCHDRRLLTGEKDVATWNDAAYPGVVCCIHQDKAQAEKTLRVIRETIRDPGDMKELEVVFAHDGAWEKQAQSDGRFFPGAL; from the coding sequence ATGTCATTCGTCTCGGTTCACGCCCTCCAGGCAGGATACTTGACTTTGCCAGAGCGTTTCTTTGTCACGCCCCTAGAAGATACCTCGGCACGGACAACTGtcccctctctctctttcttgaTCCAGCATACGGACCAACAGTCGGGAAAATCCACCAGGATCGTATTCGATCTCGGCATACGGCGGAAGCTCGAGGACTATGCCGCACCCATATTCAAGCATGCCCAGACCCGACAACCACTTTCCGGAGACCCAGACACCATCAAGTCGCTCTCTGTGGGTGGTCTAGGGCCAGACGATATCGACATCGTCATGTTCAGCCATCTCCACTGGGACCACGTCGGAACGCCTTCTGACTACCCCAAATCAACATATGTCATCGGACCGGGTGCAGCAaagctcatcaacggcaAGCGAGAGACCACTGCCGGGAGTCATAACCATTTCGAGGAGGGCATTCTGGACATGAAGAGAACAATAGAGCTACCGCCAATGGGTCTACCAGCAACCCCTCCGCCACTGGAGGAACAAACTGCCTTGACAACCCAAACCGAGCGGTTGACCGGCTATTtttctcagccttggcaccGCAAGGGTTACTTCGAAGCCGCTATGGACATCTTTGGTGACGCTAGTGTTCATATCGTCTCAGCGCCGGGCCATATTGATGGTCACATTAACCTCCTCTGCCGACTGCAGAGTGGTAAGCACGTCTACTTGGCCGGAGATTCATGCCACGACCGGCGACTCCTGACTGGAGAGAAGGACGTGGCGACTTGGAACGACGCGGCATACCCGGGGGTAGTCTGCTGTATTCATCAGGATAAGGCTCAGGCTGAGAAGACTCTTCGCGTTATTAGAGAGACGATTCGAGATCCTGGAGATATGAAGGAACTTGAGGTTGTTTTTGCACACGATGGAGCCTGGGAAAAACAAGCGCAGAGTGATGGTCGGTTCTTTCCTGGTGCTCTTTGA
- a CDS encoding HET domain-containing protein yields the protein MLMTQRSNLTELQKEHALSTGPLADQVARTIRDSIELVKLLGERYLWVDALCIVQDDGASKHHQITNMSSIYAAAKLTIISAQAADAWHGLRGLGNISKPRSLHLRTVFAGGYRFVERLEYTTGLMPWCRRGWTFQEALFSPRRLIFSDDSVQWSCGAVVWTEDLDYDHKPRLLGSGRGIIGEEVLNTPFPDITGLNQLVETYGTRQFTFPEDTLSAFAGFSTAISNIFLGGFIQGLPIMFLDAALLWKSGPFTQWPRPGSLNKIYRKVPSKAQGDCPPTWSWAGWATEVECSSWVGASDYIRYSKTMRFYSDGCRTEPLVQWFARDKKESEPKLIPYQNEGFNYRQRFLNKGEGDLPPGWTRLENHNSTVKDDEHFRPWKPLEETPSFYYVHEDAPETEFWYPIPIIKLSQTSNDFQWGRYLSCRTQKGLFWREPSGNVLHGEQDARILDWEHNYPGTPPEKFTDDPIPMYLKDQNGLFAGYLTLHAATGFSTMDAEDEEGQPTKAQYTYGSCLPDDRQLKSRARSVKNYDSITTRPTRKEEAFQVVAISKGHAFYEDGEDYDFISVLWVEWADGIAYRKGLGRVFLHVWEKQPLEDIELILG from the coding sequence atgttgatgacgCAGCGAAGTAACTTGACCGAGCTTCAGAAGGAACACGCCCTTTCTACAGGCCCGCTAGCTGACCAAGTTGCTCGCACTATTCGCGACTCGatcgagctcgtcaagctGCTTGGCGAAAGATATTTGTGGGTTGATGCACTATGCATTGTCCAAGACGATGGGGCATCCAAGCACCACCAGATCACCAACATGTCGTCAATCTACGCTGCTGCCAAACTGACGATAATTTCTGCCCAAGCAGCCGATGCTTGGCACGGCCTGCGAGGCCTTGGGAATATCTCGAAACCTCGCTCCCTCCATTTACGAACCGTGTTTGCAGGCGGCTATCGTTTCGTGGAGAGGCTAGAGTATACAACAGGTCTAATGCCATGGTGCCGGCGAGGCTGGACCTTCCAAGAAGCTTTGTTCTCTCCCAGACGCCTCATTTTCAGTGACGACTCGGTCCAATGGAGCTGTGGTGCCGTGGTCTGGACTGAAGACCTAGACTACGATCACAAGCCAAGGCTCCTAGGGTCTGGACGGGGGATAATAGGCGAAGAGGTGTTGAATACTCCCTTTCCAGACATCACAGGGCTGAACCAGCTGGTGGAAACTTATGGGACCCGACAGTTCACCTTTCCAGAGGACACATTGAGCGCCTTTGCCGGATTCTCAACTGCTATCAGCAATATCTTTCTGGGAGGCTTCATCCAAGGCCTTCCGATCATGTTTCTCGATGCCGCGCTTCTGTGGAAGTCGGGTCCTTTTACCCAATGGCCTCGGCCTGGTtctctcaacaagatctACCGAAAGGTCCCTTCAAAAGCGCAAGGAGATTGCCCACCGACCTGGTcctgggctggctgggccACAGAGGTGGAGTGTTCGTCTTGGGTCGGGGCAAGCGATTACATTCGATACAGTAAAACTATGCGCTTCTACTCGGACGGTTGCCGGACAGAGCCCTTGGTGCAATGGTTCGCTCGAGACAAGAAGGAATCTGAGCCAAAGCTCATACCCTATCAGAATGAGGGGTTCAACTACAGACAGCGCTTCCTGAATAAGGGGGAGGGTGATCTACCACCTGGCTGGACGAGATTGGAAAACCACAACTCTACGGTTAAAGATGATGAGCACTTCCGTCCTTGGAAACCCCTAGAGGAAACGCCAAGCTTCTACTATGTACATGAGGATGCTCCGGAGACTGAGTTTTGGTATCCCATTCCAATAATCAAATTGAGCCAAACCTCGAACGATTTTCAATGGGGAAGGTACCTGTCCTGTCGGACACAGAAGGGCCTGTTTTGGAGGGAGCCGTCCGGGAACGTGCTACATGGAGAACAAGACGCTAGGATTCTCGATTGGGAACACAACTACCCTGGCACTCCTCCCGAGAAATTTACAGACGACCCTATTCCTATGTATCTGAAAGATCAGAACGGATTGTTTGCTGGTTATCTCACCTTGCACGCGGCTACAGGTTTTTCAACCATGGATGcggaggacgaagagggcCAGCCGACTAAGGCACAGTATACATACGGGTCATGCTTACCGGATGATCGCCAGCTCAAGAGCCGAGCAAGAAGCGTGAAGAATTATGATagcatcaccaccagacCAACACGCAAAGAAGAGGCATTTCAGGTTGTCGCGATTTCGAAAGGGCACGCCTTCtatgaagatggagaggacTACGACTTTATCAGTGTCCTGTGGGTTGAATGGGCTGATGGGATAGCGTATCGCAAAGGACTGGGACGTGTCTTTCTACATGTTTGGGAAAAGCAGCCTCTTGAAGATATTGAACTCATTCTGGGATGA